A genomic region of Pradoshia eiseniae contains the following coding sequences:
- the fmt gene encoding methionyl-tRNA formyltransferase — protein MTRIVFMGTPDFSVGVLERLIEDGYSIVGVVTQPDRPVGRKRVLTPPPVKVTAQKHGIQVLQPEKIRLDEEVDKVLALEPDLIVTAAFGQILPKRLLEAPKYGCINVHASLLPELRGGAPIHYAIMQGKEKTGVTIMYMVEKLDAGDMLSKVEVPIEETDHTGSLHDKLSAAGAELTSKTIPALLKGEITPIKQNEEEATFASNIKREQELIDWTKTGEEIYNHVRGLHPWPVAYTLFNGKVIKVWWTERVASSQPGEPGEVLALLKDGILVKSGNDTAIKITELQPAGKKRMSAEQMLRGAHDFAPGMKLGE, from the coding sequence ATGACAAGAATCGTATTTATGGGGACACCAGACTTTTCCGTCGGAGTCTTAGAGCGCCTGATTGAAGATGGATATTCGATCGTTGGTGTAGTGACGCAGCCGGACCGGCCAGTAGGGCGCAAGCGCGTGCTGACACCGCCGCCGGTTAAAGTGACGGCACAAAAGCATGGCATCCAAGTTTTGCAGCCTGAGAAAATAAGGCTGGATGAAGAGGTTGATAAGGTATTAGCGCTGGAGCCTGATTTGATTGTGACGGCTGCCTTTGGGCAAATCCTGCCTAAACGCTTGCTTGAGGCGCCTAAATATGGCTGCATCAATGTACATGCTTCCTTGCTCCCAGAACTGCGCGGGGGAGCGCCAATTCACTATGCAATCATGCAAGGGAAAGAAAAGACCGGTGTTACGATTATGTATATGGTCGAAAAGCTTGATGCAGGAGATATGCTCAGTAAAGTGGAGGTGCCAATTGAGGAAACCGACCATACAGGCAGCCTTCATGACAAACTGAGCGCTGCTGGGGCAGAACTGACGTCAAAGACAATCCCTGCTCTTTTGAAGGGTGAGATTACACCAATTAAGCAAAACGAGGAAGAAGCAACTTTCGCGTCCAATATTAAACGTGAGCAGGAACTAATTGATTGGACGAAAACAGGCGAGGAGATTTATAACCATGTACGTGGTTTGCATCCTTGGCCAGTCGCCTATACTTTATTTAACGGGAAAGTAATCAAGGTATGGTGGACAGAGAGGGTTGCCTCATCACAGCCTGGAGAGCCTGGAGAAGTGCTTGCGCTTCTTAAGGATGGCATCCTTGTCAAGTCTGGAAATGATACAGCTATCAAAATAACGGAATTACAGCCTGCCGGCAAGAAACGGATGAGTGCCGAGCAAATGCTTAGGGGCGCACATGA
- the def gene encoding peptide deformylase, whose amino-acid sequence MAVLPIVKHPDKRLESKCKKVEVFDKKLAKLLDDMYDTMIEADGVGLAAPQIGKNIQVAIVDVDDESGTIELINPELIESNGKDIDIEGCLSFPGVYGEVERPTFVKVQAQDRLGRWCVIEAEDYMARAILHEMDHLEGVLFTSKVSRYVSEEELEGYEAE is encoded by the coding sequence CAGACAAGAGGCTGGAGTCTAAATGTAAAAAGGTAGAAGTATTTGATAAGAAATTAGCGAAGCTGCTTGATGATATGTACGACACGATGATCGAGGCGGATGGTGTAGGACTTGCTGCTCCTCAAATAGGCAAAAACATTCAAGTTGCCATTGTAGATGTGGATGATGAGTCTGGAACGATTGAGCTCATAAATCCTGAGCTCATTGAAAGCAATGGCAAGGATATCGATATTGAAGGGTGCTTAAGTTTCCCTGGCGTTTATGGTGAAGTCGAGAGGCCTACATTCGTGAAGGTGCAGGCACAGGACCGCTTAGGCAGATGGTGTGTCATTGAAGCGGAGGATTATATGGCACGGGCCATTCTCCATGAAATGGATCACCTAGAGGGTGTCCTTTTCACATCAAAGGTAAGCCGATATGTAAGTGAAGAAGAGTTAGAAGGGTATGAAGCAGAATGA